In Streptomyces venezuelae, the sequence GCCGTCGAGGGTGCCGCGGTCGTCGTCAACTGCGCGGCCTGGACCGACGTGGACGGTGCCGAGACCGCCGAGGAAGCCGCCACCGCCGTCAACGGCACCGGCGTACGCGTCCTCGCCGCGGCCTGCGCCGACGCCGGTGCGCGCCTGCTGCACGTCTCCACCGACTACGTGCTGCCCGGCGACGCCGCGCAGCCGTACCCGGAGGACGCCGAGACCGGTCCGGTCAACGCCTACGGGCGCTCGAAGCTGGTCGGCGAACGGGCCGTCGCCGAACTGCTCCCGCAGGACGGCTACGTCGTGCGGACCGCATGGCTGTACGGCGAGCACGGCGCGAACTTCGTCGCCACCATGCTGAAGCTGGCCGCCCAGCGGGACACCCTCGACGTGGTCGACGACCAGCACGGCCAGCCCACTTGGTCCTACGCGCTGGCCCGGCACCTGGTCGCCCTCGGCCTCGCCGCGCTGGCGGGCAAGGCCCCGGGCGGTATCTACCACGGCACGGCGAGCGGCCGTACGACGTGGATGGGACTGGCACGCGAGGCGTACCGGCTGAGCGGGCTCGACCCCGAGCGGATCCGGCCGACGACCTCCGAGGCGTTCGTACGTCCCGCCGTGCGGCCGGCCTTCAGTGTCCTTGCTCACGACGGCTGGTCGGCGGCCGGGCTGGAACCGCTGCCCGAGTGGCGGGCGCAGCTTGCCGAGGCGATCACCCGCCCGGCCTTCGCTGATCTGCTGGGACTCCCCTCCACCAGGTGAGCCGGCGCGGCTGATCGCCCGCACCCGCACGTTGCCGACGGGGCCCGGGACGCAACCTTTCGGGCCCCGTTGGCGTCCTGTCCGGTGCCATATGCTTCTCCTATAAAGATGTTGGCCCCTTCGCGCGAAAGGCGCCGTCCGCTGTGCGACTCTCCGTTCTGACCTCCATCACCGGTCTGCTGGTGCTGGGGTACATCCTCGAGCTGCTGCGCCGCCAGCAACTGCGGGAGAAGTACGCGGCGATATGGCTCGCGATCGGATTGCTGGTCGCCCCGCTCGGGTTCGTCCCCGACCTGCTCGACCCGGTCGCCAGGTCCCTCGGCGTGGCATCCGGCGTGAGCCTGGTGCTCTTCGTCGGATTCGTCCTGGTCCTGCTGGTGAGCCTGCACCTCAGCTGGGAGACCAGCCGCCTGGAGGCGGAGACCCGCACCCTCGCGGAGGACGTCGCGCTGATCCGCGCGCACCTCGTCCAGCAGGGCGGTTACCCCAGCACGTCGCCGCGCGCGGAGGAATCCGGCGCCATCGAGGCACAGGTGAACTCGTGAACGACGGTCGTCGCGTTCTGATCATTCTTCCCGCCTGGAACGAGCAGGACGGGCTGCCGTCCGTCCTGCGCGAGATCCAGCAGCAACTGCCGTACGTGGACACCCTGGTGGTCGACGACGGCTCGGCGGACAACACCGCCGAGGTGGCCCGGGCCGCCGGCTCCGCCGTCGCCCAGCTGCCGTTCAACCTCGGTGTCGGCGGCGCGATGCGGCTCGGCTACCGCTACGCGCAGCAGCACGGCTACGACGTGGCGATCCAGGTCGACGCGGACGGCCAGCACGACCCGGCGTACGTGCCGGCGCTGCTGGAGCGCCTCGCCGCCGGCGACGCCGACCTGGTCATCGGTGCCCGGTTCGCCGGCGACGGCGACTACACGGTGCGCGGCCCCCGCAAGTGGGCGATGTCGCTGCTGTCCGTGGTGCTGTCGCGGATCACCCGGACCAAGCTCACCGACACCACCTCGGGCTTCCGTGCCTGCAACCGGCCGCTCATCGAGTTCTTCGCCCGCTGGTACCCCGTGGAGTACCTCGGCGACACCATCGAGTCCATGGTCGGCGCGGCCCGCTCCGGCTTCACCGTGCGCCAGATACCCGTGGCGATGCGGGAGCGGACCACCGGCCGGCCGAGCGCCTCGCCGTTCCGGGCGATGGTCTACCTCACCCGGGCCGGCCTCGTGCTGTTGCTCGCGATGATCCGCCGGATGCCGGCCGAGCTCAAGACGTTTACCCCCGGCACCCCGGCGTACGCCGCCTCCCAGGAGCGCACCGCCGAGCTGGTCGCCCGCGAGCTGACCAGGGCGTAGGCGGAGAACATGTCGCGTTTCGAGATCCTCCTGCCGTACTACGGCGACGTCGCGCTGATGCAGGACGCCGTACGCAGCGTCCTGGCCCAGGACGGCGACGACTGGCGCCTCACCGTCGTCGACGACGGCACCGAGCCGGGTGTCCCGGAGTGGTTCGAGCAGCTCGCCGACCCCCGGGTCCGCTACCTCCGCAACGAGCGCAACCTCGGGGTGACCGGCAACTTCAACCGCTGCGTCGAACTCGCCGAGTACGAGTACCTGGTGCTCATGGGCTGCGACGACCTCATGAAGCCGAACTACCTCCAGGTCGTGCGGGCGACCGCCGACCGCGAGCCCACCGCGGCGATGATCCAGCCGGGCGTCCAGGTCATCGGCACCGACGGCCTCCCGTACGACACCCTGGCCGACCGGACCAAGCGCAAGCTGTACGCGCCCAAGGGCCCGGGCCGGGCCCTGCTCGGCGGCGAGGAGCTGGCCACCAGCCTGCTGCGCGGGAACTGGCTGTACTTCCCGTCGATCTGCTGGCGCACCGAGGCGATCAAGCGCTTCTCCTTCAGGGCCGACCTCGGCGTGATCCAGGACCTCGCCCTGGTCGTGGACCTGCTGGTGGCGGGGGAGACCCTGGCCACCACACCGGAGGTCTGCTTCAGCTACCGCCGGCACGCCGAGAGCGAGTCCTCGGCCAAGGCCTACACGGGCCATCGTTTCGAGGAGGCCAAGCGCTTCTTCGTCGAGACCGCCGACCGCCTGGACCGGCACGGCTGGCCGCGCGCCGCCAAGGTCTCCCGGCTGCACCTCTCCTCCCGGCTGCACGCGATCACCCTGCTGCCCGGCGCCGCGATGAAGGCCGGGCGGCCCGGTGTCAGCGCCATGCTCCGTCACGCCACGCGCTGAGCGTGCGGCCGATGAAAGCTGCTGGATGAACCCGATAGCAAGACTGCTCAAGGCCCTGCCCCCCGGGACCGCCATGGTCGCGGGGGGCACCGCTGTGCTCGGCGCCGCCTCCTACATCCACCTCGCGGTGGCCGGACACAGCCTCGCCAAGGCCGACATGGCCGGGGTCTCGGTGCTGTGGACGCTGGTGATGTCCGTCGGGATCGGCCTGTTCTTCCCGATCGAGCAGGAGCTCACGCGCATCGTCGCCGCCCGTGTGGTGCGCGGTGAGGGCTCCGCACCGGTGCTCCGGAAGGCGGGGCTGCTGACCGCGGGTGTCCTCGCCGTGGTCCTCGGCGCGCTCGCCCTGTTCGCCGGGCCGATCGCCGGCCGGCTGTTCCAGGGCGACCGGGCGATGGTCGCCGTACTCGGCGCCGCCTTCACGGGGATGGCCCTGTGCTACCTCACCCGGGGCGTCCTGGCCGGCACCGGCCGGTTCACCGCGTACGGCTCCCAGCTCGCGGTCGACGGCGGCCTGCGGATCGTCCTGGCCTTCGGCTGTGCCGCGGCCGGGCTGCACTCGGCGCTCGCCTTCGGCCTGATCCTCGTGGTGGCGCCGTTCGTCGCCCTGCTGCTCACGCTCTCCCCGACCCGGGATGCGACGCGGCCCGGCGGTCCGATCGCCACCCGGGAGCTGGTCCGCGGCCTCGGTCCGCTGACCGCCTCCACCCTGCTGGCCCAGGTGGTCGTCAACGCGGCGGTGATGAGCACCCAGCTGCTGGAGCCGACCCGCACCGAACTGATCGCGGGCCTGCTCAGCGCCCTGGTGCTGGCCCGGGTCCCGCTCTTCGTCTTCGGCTCGCTGCAGGCCTCGCTGCTGTCCGGACTGTCCACCGTGGTGGCCGGCGGAGACCACCAGGGATTCGCCCGGATGCTCCGCAAGGCCTGTCTGGTGGTGCTCGGCCTCGGCGCCGTCGGCGGTGTGCCGGCCGTGCTGCTCGGCCCCTGGCTGATCGAGGTGCTGTTCGGGGCCGCTCCCGGCCAGCTCGGCCGCCTCGACTTCCTCTGGTTCGCCATCGGGACGACCTGCTACATGCTGGCGATGGTGCTCGGCCAGGCCCAGATGGTGCTGCACAAGCACCGGGCCCAGCTGCTCTGCTGGGTGTTCGGCACCGCGGTCCTGCTCGGTGTCACCCTGCTCCCCGGCGACATCGCCCTGCGCGTCGGCCTCGCCTACGCGGTCGGCTCGCTCGCCACCGCGGCTGCGATGCTGCTGACGCTGCGCGGCGCCGTTCCGCGCCGTACCGACGCACCGGTACCTCTTGGACACCTCACGGAAGCCTGACCTCATGACGCGATTGGCCCCCAATCCCCCCGTCGACCCGGAGACGGAGCGGCCCGGCGGGGATTCCCCGGCGGACAGCC encodes:
- the rfbD gene encoding dTDP-4-dehydrorhamnose reductase, with the translated sequence MTANPEAGRWLVTGAAGMLGKDVLAVLKDAGIEATGAGRADLDITDPAAVRAAVEGAAVVVNCAAWTDVDGAETAEEAATAVNGTGVRVLAAACADAGARLLHVSTDYVLPGDAAQPYPEDAETGPVNAYGRSKLVGERAVAELLPQDGYVVRTAWLYGEHGANFVATMLKLAAQRDTLDVVDDQHGQPTWSYALARHLVALGLAALAGKAPGGIYHGTASGRTTWMGLAREAYRLSGLDPERIRPTTSEAFVRPAVRPAFSVLAHDGWSAAGLEPLPEWRAQLAEAITRPAFADLLGLPSTR
- a CDS encoding DUF2304 domain-containing protein gives rise to the protein MRLSVLTSITGLLVLGYILELLRRQQLREKYAAIWLAIGLLVAPLGFVPDLLDPVARSLGVASGVSLVLFVGFVLVLLVSLHLSWETSRLEAETRTLAEDVALIRAHLVQQGGYPSTSPRAEESGAIEAQVNS
- a CDS encoding glycosyltransferase family 2 protein, with protein sequence MNDGRRVLIILPAWNEQDGLPSVLREIQQQLPYVDTLVVDDGSADNTAEVARAAGSAVAQLPFNLGVGGAMRLGYRYAQQHGYDVAIQVDADGQHDPAYVPALLERLAAGDADLVIGARFAGDGDYTVRGPRKWAMSLLSVVLSRITRTKLTDTTSGFRACNRPLIEFFARWYPVEYLGDTIESMVGAARSGFTVRQIPVAMRERTTGRPSASPFRAMVYLTRAGLVLLLAMIRRMPAELKTFTPGTPAYAASQERTAELVARELTRA
- a CDS encoding glycosyltransferase family 2 protein — its product is MSRFEILLPYYGDVALMQDAVRSVLAQDGDDWRLTVVDDGTEPGVPEWFEQLADPRVRYLRNERNLGVTGNFNRCVELAEYEYLVLMGCDDLMKPNYLQVVRATADREPTAAMIQPGVQVIGTDGLPYDTLADRTKRKLYAPKGPGRALLGGEELATSLLRGNWLYFPSICWRTEAIKRFSFRADLGVIQDLALVVDLLVAGETLATTPEVCFSYRRHAESESSAKAYTGHRFEEAKRFFVETADRLDRHGWPRAAKVSRLHLSSRLHAITLLPGAAMKAGRPGVSAMLRHATR
- a CDS encoding lipopolysaccharide biosynthesis protein, whose product is MNPIARLLKALPPGTAMVAGGTAVLGAASYIHLAVAGHSLAKADMAGVSVLWTLVMSVGIGLFFPIEQELTRIVAARVVRGEGSAPVLRKAGLLTAGVLAVVLGALALFAGPIAGRLFQGDRAMVAVLGAAFTGMALCYLTRGVLAGTGRFTAYGSQLAVDGGLRIVLAFGCAAAGLHSALAFGLILVVAPFVALLLTLSPTRDATRPGGPIATRELVRGLGPLTASTLLAQVVVNAAVMSTQLLEPTRTELIAGLLSALVLARVPLFVFGSLQASLLSGLSTVVAGGDHQGFARMLRKACLVVLGLGAVGGVPAVLLGPWLIEVLFGAAPGQLGRLDFLWFAIGTTCYMLAMVLGQAQMVLHKHRAQLLCWVFGTAVLLGVTLLPGDIALRVGLAYAVGSLATAAAMLLTLRGAVPRRTDAPVPLGHLTEA